The DNA sequence GTTGGGTTAAAAGTATTAGAGTTGGAAAGAACATAGCCTTCATTGTTTTACAAGATGGTAGCACTTTTTCAAAACTACAAATTGTTTGTAAAAATGATTTAGAAAATTTTAATGATATTTGTAAATTAACTATTTCAACAGCTATCAAAATAACAGGGGAACTAAAAATTACAGAGGGGCAAAAGCAAGCATGTGAAATTTTAGCAAGTGAAGTTAAAATTTTAAAATCATCTGATTTAGACTTTCCATTGCAAAAAAAAGAACATTCAATGGAATTTTTAAGATCAATCGCTCATTTAAGACCAAAGTCTGACTATTTTTTTGCTGTTTTCAAAATTAGAAGTTTTTTATTTCAAAAAATTCACCAATTTTATGCGCAAAATAATTTTCATTATTTAACGTCTCCTTTAATAACAAGTAATGATTGTGAAGGAGCTGGTGAATCTTTTGTTTTAGATTCACCAACAGAAAAAAATTTTTTTTCAAAGCAAGCAATGCTATCTGTTAGTGGACAATTAATGGGAGAAGCATTCGCTCAATCTTTTAAAAATATTTATGTTTTTGGTCCAGCTTTTCGAGCTGAAAAATCGAATACAACAAAACATTTAGCGGAGTTTTGAATGTTAGAACCAGAATTGGCTTTTTGTGACTTAGAAAAAATTATTAATCATGCCAAGGAACTAGTTGAATATTTAACTTCAGAAACATTGCGTGAATGTTTAACAGAACTAGAATATTTATCACAAGTGAATAACTTAGACTTAATTACTCGTCTAAAAAAACTAAATAATTTTGAATGCAAAATTATTAGTTATACAGAAGCTATTAAAATTTTGGAAAAAAATAAAGAAATATTTGAAAACAAAAACATTCATTGAGGGATGGATCTACAAACAGAACACGAAAAATTCCTGTGTGAAAAAGAATTTCAAAAACCTATTTTTGTCACACATTATCCGAAAGAAATTAAAGCCTTTTACATGAAACAAGATAATGATGGAAAGACAGTTCAAGCTTTTGACTTCCTAGTTGAAGGTATTGGTGAATTAATTGGAGGAAGCGTTCGTGAGGATGATTATGATATTTTAAATAAAACTATTGAACGTTTAAACATTTCAAAACAACCTCTAGAATGATATTTAAATTTACGTAAGTATGGATACGATTCTAGTGCTGGTTTTGGTTTAGGTTTTGAGAGATTAATTATGTACATAACAGGAACACAAAATATTCGCGATTGCATTCCTTTTCCAAGATCATTTAACTACCTATATTTCTAGAAATTTGTAAAAAAGTCCTAATCATATATAATTTTAATTATGATACTTTTAAGAAGAATGCTTTGTTGAATTTTAGATTTATCTTTATTGGCGGTATTGTTTTTCGGACTAACACTTGTTAACAAATTAATTCCATTTCATAATGGGAAGTTTTACTATTTTCTAGACGTGATTGAATTAGTTACTATCTACATAATTTTATTTTTGATAGTTCCGTTTTTTTTAAAAAAGAAAACTATTTTTCAATTAGTTTTTAAATTAGAGATTAAAGGTTCAAGTGAAAAATTAAAATATCTTGAATATTTTAAGTTCATTTTTTTCCCAATTACTTTACCTCTTTTACTAATAGTTATAAATTTACTATTAGCGCCATTGAATAGTTCATTTGTTTCAACCATTATAGAGACGTTAATTAATGGTAGTTTATTACTAATAACGCTTTTTGCAATAACAGCGTTAATCGATAAAAACCATGTAGCTATTCATGAAAAATTATTCAAAATCTACTGTATAAATTCTTTTGAAGAAGAAAAAATAGAATTAGGAAAATTTGACATTACAGAAGAATATACATCTATTATTAAACCTTCAATTAACGATGAATCAGTGAATGAAATTGACAAAATATTAAGAAGCAATAATGAAACAGTATAATAGAGAACAATTACAAGCTATTGAGACATTTAAAGGACCTGTTAAAGTAGTTGCTGGGGCTGGTACTGGTAAAACAACAGTATTGGTTGGTCATTTTAAAAACTTAGTTGAAAACCATAATGTTTCTCCAGAACGAATTGCTTGCTTCGCTTTTAACAAAAAAGCAAGATATGAAATGATTAAAAGATTAGAATATTTGAAAAATGAAAATATTTTTACTGATTTTTGAATAAATACTTTTCATTCTTTTGCATTACAATTTATTCGCGAGGAATATGTTGCTGCAAAATTAGTAAATCGTAATTTTGATGTCTTGGACGAAAATTCAGCAAAAAGATTGTACACAGAAATAAAAGACATTTTCTTATCGAATTACGAAAAAAATGAAGAAGCTTATAACAAATGAAAAGAAGTCACTAGAAAAATCGATAGTCAAATCTTAATGCACCATATCGAAAGAATTAAAATAGATTGCTTAAAAAGATTAGATGAATTAACACATGAAGATGTCGTTATTCCTAATGATAATGATGAATACAAAGAAGAAGAGATTTTTTATTTAAAGTATGCAATAAATCTTTTTTTTAGAAGACAAATAGATTTAAATTCATTAGACTATGAAGATTTAATTATTTACAACTTTAACATTTTAAAAAATAATCCTGATATTAGAAGGAAATGACAATCTAAATTTGATCATATTCTTGTTGATGAATTTCAGGATATTGACGGAACACAGTATCAAATCATTAAATATTTAGCGATTGGACATAAGAATATTTTTATTGTCGGAGACCCTGATCAATGTATTTACGAATGAAGAAGAGCAGATATTAATATTTTATTAAATATTTTTGATAATGATTTTCCGAATGCTAAAATAATCACTTTAAATGAGAACTACCGTAGTCCTCAAAACATTTTAGATGTTGCAAATAACATCATTAATCACAATACTAAAAGAATTAATAATATTTTCAAACATCTAAATTCAAAAATTGAAGCGAATCCCAGAAATATTGTTTCAAAGCAGTTCTATCACTTTAAAGATGAATTATATTGGTTGATTCAAACTATTAAAAATTTTGAAGTTCAAAAAAATTTTAATTTTAAAAACATAATGGTCGTTTTTAGAAGTAAAAAAATGTGATCGTTTGTTGAAATAGAATTCAAAAAAAATAATATACCGTATGTAATTTATGGAAAATCAAAATTTTTTGAATCTAAAGAAGTGAAGACATTTCTATCATATTTAACATTGATAATTAAGGAATCTGATCAAGAGTTATTAAATGTTATAAATTTTCCTGCTCGAAAAGTAGGTAAGAAAAGTCTTCAAAAATATTTAGATGAATCAGTTGAACAAGAAATGTCA is a window from the Mycoplasma sp. (ex Biomphalaria glabrata) genome containing:
- a CDS encoding ATP-dependent helicase, yielding MKQYNREQLQAIETFKGPVKVVAGAGTGKTTVLVGHFKNLVENHNVSPERIACFAFNKKARYEMIKRLEYLKNENIFTDFWINTFHSFALQFIREEYVAAKLVNRNFDVLDENSAKRLYTEIKDIFLSNYEKNEEAYNKWKEVTRKIDSQILMHHIERIKIDCLKRLDELTHEDVVIPNDNDEYKEEEIFYLKYAINLFFRRQIDLNSLDYEDLIIYNFNILKNNPDIRRKWQSKFDHILVDEFQDIDGTQYQIIKYLAIGHKNIFIVGDPDQCIYEWRRADINILLNIFDNDFPNAKIITLNENYRSPQNILDVANNIINHNTKRINNIFKHLNSKIEANPRNIVSKQFYHFKDELYWLIQTIKNFEVQKNFNFKNIMVVFRSKKMWSFVEIEFKKNNIPYVIYGKSKFFESKEVKTFLSYLTLIIKESDQELLNVINFPARKVGKKSLQKYLDESVEQEMSFYNWFFAKTDFKEPLKNLQEILIKYRNQINNFSKNDDIKNLVTSYITELNLFEFFGEYEPHHHESNKQRVENLNEVIQLFTNEFNGNDPIESSINFLNQFIGTDISEGNEENKVILSTIHAAKGLEFDIVFIPFLCERIFPNGRSIAEGNKEEEYRLAYVAITRAKKYLYLSNHSMDFTGNYFKPSTFYKVGKIQI
- the asnS gene encoding asparagine--tRNA ligase, translating into MDIKKILTLKKSQQLEVTGWVKSIRVGKNIAFIVLQDGSTFSKLQIVCKNDLENFNDICKLTISTAIKITGELKITEGQKQACEILASEVKILKSSDLDFPLQKKEHSMEFLRSIAHLRPKSDYFFAVFKIRSFLFQKIHQFYAQNNFHYLTSPLITSNDCEGAGESFVLDSPTEKNFFSKQAMLSVSGQLMGEAFAQSFKNIYVFGPAFRAEKSNTTKHLAEFWMLEPELAFCDLEKIINHAKELVEYLTSETLRECLTELEYLSQVNNLDLITRLKKLNNFECKIISYTEAIKILEKNKEIFENKNIHWGMDLQTEHEKFLCEKEFQKPIFVTHYPKEIKAFYMKQDNDGKTVQAFDFLVEGIGELIGGSVREDDYDILNKTIERLNISKQPLEWYLNLRKYGYDSSAGFGLGFERLIMYITGTQNIRDCIPFPRSFNYLYF